In Alteribacter lacisalsi, a genomic segment contains:
- a CDS encoding LacI family DNA-binding transcriptional regulator: MAITIKDVAKRANVAPSTVSRVIANSPRISQRTKEKVREAMNELGYHPNFNARSLANQSTKTIGLVMPNSANKTFQNPFFPEVIRGISTKAHMLEYGLYLSTGQTEEEIFEEVQHMVQGRRVDGIILLYSRVNDKVISYLYEQNFPFTVIGRPYDARMSNITYVNNDNFKAAKTVTEYLLLLGHERIAFIGGNLDFVVTVDHMEGYERALKNAGIRLRDDYVVFHEEIQEGGQEAVIDLMSLKEPPTAMLVADDMMTFGVLRMLSEMDMKVPDDVSIVSFNNVMISELSAPPMTTVDINIYSLGYEAATCLIEKIMHPAVTPKKVLIPHKLIKRQSCQRQAKKLAPQ, from the coding sequence ATGGCCATAACAATAAAAGATGTGGCAAAACGAGCAAATGTGGCTCCCTCCACTGTATCACGGGTGATCGCCAACAGCCCGAGAATCAGTCAGCGTACAAAGGAAAAAGTGAGGGAAGCGATGAACGAGTTAGGCTACCATCCTAACTTTAATGCCAGGAGCCTCGCAAATCAAAGTACCAAAACGATCGGACTGGTCATGCCAAACTCTGCGAACAAAACGTTCCAGAATCCATTTTTCCCCGAGGTAATCCGGGGGATCAGTACGAAAGCCCATATGCTGGAATACGGTCTTTATCTGTCAACAGGGCAGACAGAGGAAGAGATTTTTGAGGAAGTACAGCATATGGTTCAAGGGCGCCGGGTAGATGGGATTATTCTGCTGTATTCCCGGGTAAATGATAAAGTCATTTCGTATTTGTATGAGCAGAATTTTCCTTTTACCGTCATCGGCCGTCCCTACGATGCACGAATGTCCAATATTACTTATGTGAACAATGATAACTTTAAAGCTGCAAAAACAGTTACGGAATACCTCCTGCTTCTCGGCCATGAGAGGATCGCCTTTATTGGGGGCAATCTTGACTTCGTGGTAACCGTTGACCATATGGAAGGGTATGAGCGGGCACTTAAAAATGCCGGAATTAGACTGCGTGATGACTATGTGGTGTTTCACGAGGAAATTCAGGAAGGCGGCCAGGAAGCGGTAATCGACCTGATGAGTCTTAAAGAACCCCCTACGGCTATGCTGGTGGCAGACGACATGATGACTTTCGGGGTGCTTCGGATGCTGAGTGAAATGGACATGAAGGTGCCGGATGATGTGAGTATCGTCAGTTTTAATAATGTGATGATCTCCGAACTCTCTGCACCGCCAATGACCACGGTGGATATTAATATTTACAGTCTGGGCTATGAAGCAGCCACATGCCTGATTGAAAAGATTATGCACCCGGCTGTCACTCCGAAAAAAGTTCTTATTCCACACAAGCTGATTAAACGGCAGTCCTGCCAGCGCCAGGCAAAAAAACTGGCTCCTCAGTAA